The Gloeobacter violaceus PCC 7421 DNA window CTGCAGCCAGACAGGCGCCCGTGACCAGACCGACATACCCGGTACCGATGACTCCGACTCTCATGCGATTGCTTCCTGTGTGATTTAGCAAAGTCCGGACCCGCCCGGGGAGCGCTCGTCAGCCCCCCCCCCACGTCTTTGCCGGCGGGGGCAAGGCACAGCCTCACCGCTTTTACTTCCACCCCCCCCACTGCTCAAAAGACAGATCACCCCCATCTCTGGGGAACCGTTCAAGCGCACTCACAGGTGTCGTCTCGAGCAGACCCGAAGCAGCCGCCGGTAGGCGGCCAAGGTCGGTAGGTTGTGGAGTCTTAATACATTTCAACAAACGCAACATAGTCGACCGCGCCTGTATCATTCGGTATCGAAAACTACTTTTTAAACAAAAAAGCCTCGTACCTCGATCGACAAATGTAGCTTTGTTGGTAACGGAGCACCATTTTCGATATTGGCGACATCCATGGCTGGAAATGCCCGATTTCAGGGCAATGCAAGCTTTGTGTTCGATGAACCACAGCATCGACACTGTAGCGGGACTGACCTACAACGGCCTATTTTCGTGAAGCAGATAACGCTTTAGCCCAATAGCCGAGACTTGCCAGCCACGGGAGCCGCCTGTGCTCCTCGCCCCAGGCGGAGGTAAACCCAAATAAAATACAGTAAATCGACCAAAATTAAGTAGTTTAAATAGTGACCGGGAGTTCGGTAGACAGGCGCTGATTTCTCCGGATTTATACTTATGAATCGAGAGCGCGCGGACTTGTGTAGCTTTCCTACCGGAGAATAGCGCTATTCTCCAGCAGGACATTGGGGTTACGGCCGCTTCTCCCCCGGTGCGATCCCAGCCGCCGCCCGCTGCCCTGACGGCCCTGACTCCCCGCGAGCGGCAGGTCTCGGGACTGATCGCCCGGGGAGCGAGCAACGCCGAGATTGCCAGGTCGCTCTACATCTCAGAAGGAACGGTGAAGTTCCACATCACCAAGATCCTCAGCCGGCTCGGGGTGCGCGACCGCACCCAGGCGGCGATTCTGGCCAACGCCTGTGCCGAGTGGCTTTGAAGGTTCCCAGCTGCAAAGGACAGGTACAGACCTGCGCATCCGACTTGCGAGGGAAGCGTCCGCCCTACCGGCTGTGCGATGTTCATGACAATCGAGTAGGGCCACACCATGGAAAGCCAGAAGGACACCACCAAAGTCGACCTCACCTCCGCCTACGAACAAGCCCAGGAACTGGCCCAACCGGCCGAGGCGCCTGCCGCAACCGCCGAGCCCACGCCGGAAGCCGGTATCCTGGCGGTGGACGAGGGTCTCACCGAGCAGGGCAAACTGGTGCAGAGCGTGGTTGCCGGTGAAGCCGAGCAACCCGACAATCTTGGCGAAGGCCAGTCCAGCGATCTAGCCCCCGAGGTCGAAAACGCTGCGGAGCCCGACGAAGTCGATTCACCGCTGGAGCGCTTCGGCGGGCCGAATGCCGATGAAGAGATCCTCAATGAACCTGTCGATGAAGAACCGCGGGACGAGACCTCGGCGGGTTAAGCCCTCCGGCGGGGGGCGGTGTCGGCATCGGGCAATGTGGGACAATCGGTTGCAGTCTTCTGCCGAAACCGGCGATGCCAGCTTTTGACTTTGGTCCCTTTCCTGTTCTCAAAACCGAGCGGTTGCTTCTGCGGGAGGTGGTGCCGAGGGACGCGCAGGCGATCTTCGCCATCCGCAGCGATTACGAGGCGACCCGCTACAACATCGGCAGGGCGTACACGGGCCTGGATCAAGCGCGCGGCTTGATCGAAGACATCGCCGCCGGCTATGCCACCGGCAGTGAACTGCGCTGGGGAATCACTTTCGTCGGGCAAGAACGGGTGATCGGTATGGCCGGTTTCAATTATTGGTCCCCAGGGGACCGCCGCGCTTCGATCGGTTTCGATCTGGCGCGGGAATTCTGGGGGAAGGGGATCATGGCGGAGGCGCTGCAGGCAATCTTGCGGTTCGGTTTTGAATCGATGGCCCTCAACCGCATCGAAGCCGACACCAGCGCCGCCAATGCCGCCTCGAGCCGGCTGTTGTCCCGGCTCGGTTTTCGCCTCGAAGGCTGCCAGCGCGAACAGTATTTCCAAGAAGGCCGCTTCCACGATCTGCTAATCTTCGCCCTGCTGCGCCGGGAGTTTGGCCCTTGAGCATGGAGCGTCTCCGGGGAGTCTGGCTGACAAACGTCGGTAGCCGCGTGCTGCACTCGCGCGAAGCGATCGTCCGGGCGATGGACCTGCTTGCCCAAACCGGCTTCAACGCGGTCTTCCCCGTGGTCTGGAACAAAGGTTTCACCCTCTACCCGAGTCGGATCATGCTGGAACTCTTCGGCA harbors:
- a CDS encoding GNAT family N-acetyltransferase, with the protein product MPAFDFGPFPVLKTERLLLREVVPRDAQAIFAIRSDYEATRYNIGRAYTGLDQARGLIEDIAAGYATGSELRWGITFVGQERVIGMAGFNYWSPGDRRASIGFDLAREFWGKGIMAEALQAILRFGFESMALNRIEADTSAANAASSRLLSRLGFRLEGCQREQYFQEGRFHDLLIFALLRREFGP